The genomic interval CGCTACACAGAGATTGTTTTCGGTTTGCAGCCTTAAATTAATTCATGCTCAAAAttatagaaattataattacagtaataatatataaacgttatgtaattattttaaaaataaataaataaatataagatcacGTCAAGTCTCATCGTATCACAGAAGGTGTACTTTTccaaatagaaattttctttcaaataagtTGACAAGACGAAAAGGTACTATTTGTCAGTTCTCaataggttttatttttatttttttaaaatattctcaatagtTAGAATagtttagattaaaaaataaattaaaataaattaagataatttatgaataataaaataaaaattaaattatttattatattttatataaaaatttaaaaaaattataataataagataaaattaattaaaataaattaaagtagATTTTGAATACGAACGTCTTCTTATATGCACAACaatcaatttttgtaatttgggttgCAAACTGTAGACCGTGAAATGGCAGTATAATTTGATGGTGCGAAAGTATATTTCTCTTCCATTTGACTCTATATATCTATCCCCCCAACTCGTTGACTTCTTGTATACCTTGGCCAACCTCAGCTTCTAGTTTGACTAGAGATTGTTTAGATTTGAgtcttttaattcattttatatcatttaattattataaattttttaaatttttatacaaggtataataaataatttaattttttcaaattttaaaataaaaataatattaaaaaataatattttatttaactttaacctcatctcatatcaactcactatctaaatttTCTCTAAGACCTACACGATGAGTAGggattaaaattatttataaagcataatataaaaaatgatttatacattaCTAAAGTCTGCATGCTCCTTCATTtagaaaaaaagtaagaaaaattccagtcaaaaaactaatttttttataatgggtttcacttcttttaaaaaagagtgcaCGTGACttagaaaatctaaaattatatctaacattatcgTATAAATGTGTATGttgtagtttattttttctttaattttttttttagtaaaattatttatacctTTATGAGTGAATACAGTAGATAACTGCTATACttataataagaatataatttcaGATCACTTTGTATGCCTCCATGGGAAGAACCACatagaaataagtttatttGCCCAAGACAACTTTTAGCACATTAACAAGTTTTTATGcccttttttttggttttctcaaccatttttttatacttgcacctttttttttttgtttattaataaagtttcaaattctaattataatttgtcTTCACATCTCAGTAGCCAAGAAGATTTCTGTctcttttcacaattttttttttcattctttttctttggtgCCTATGCAAGTGATACATTTTTCAGGGAAAGAAATCATCTCAAGACTTTTGAACATATCTTTAGTAATGTGCGCATACTCATAAAAGGAGATCACATGAATCTATATTCTGCCCTGTTTGTATGGGTGTGGTATATAAAGTTTTCTAGAttgtataaattgaaattaaattagattatctttttttaagtGATGGAATAATCAACTgtaacagaaaatgaaaaaaaaaaagaaacagcaAATGACCTTGAAGCTCCGAAATATTAGTTATTCTTCAAAGAGTGCTACATTCacaaatgaattacataaaagtaatcttaCAAACTGACGCGTCTTCATCTGAtgcgttagatctactttacaataaaagtaactttacaatctaagtAACTATATAAAGTCATGttaatttgtgaaattatttttgtgtaatatttttgtggctaaaatatttctctggTTGAAAATTATGTATGGAGATATGAATCATGTAAGATGGTTCTTCCATTAGGATTAAACCTAGTATGAGTAATTGTGATTGTGAACAAGAAGGTGATAAACCATGGAGTACCAGAAGAGCTGATTGAGCAAATGAAGATTGATACAGAGGACTTCTTCAAGCTGCCATTGGAGGAAAAGAAGGCCTATGCTCAGCTACCAAACAACATTGAAGGCTATGGCCAAGCCTTTGTTGTGTCTGAAGATCAAAAGCTTGACTGGGGTGACATGCTCTTTATTCTTCCCCAGCCTATCCCCCAAAGGAATTTGAGATTCTGGCCTTCCATTCCCACTTCTTTCAGGTAAACTAACCACAAAAGTCTCAATAAACTAATACAAATATCACCAGATGTAACCATTTGATGGCCACTTTCATATCAGAGCAACTTTGGACAAGTACTCAACAGAGCTGCAGAGAGTCACAATCTGCCTCTTGAGATTGATGGCGCGAAACCTGGGGCTCGAACCCGTGAAGCTCACGAGCATGTTTGAGGAGGGAGTTCAGGGGATCAGAATGAACTATTATCCACCTTGCATGCAGTCTAACAAGGTTATGGGGCTAGCACCCCACTCTGATGCCACAGGATTGACTCTGCTAATTCAAGTGAATGATGTCCAAGGTCtgcaaatcaagaaaaatgataaatgggTTCCCATTGAACCCATCCCTGGAGCCTTCATAGTTAACATTGGCGACATCATTGAGGTGATTAATTCAAAACTGAATAGAAAATAACATTGATCTTCACAGCAAATTTTGTTATACCATATTTATTGTCCAAGTATACTTACTGTCAATGCAGATCGTGAGCAATGGAGAATATAAGAGCATAGAGCACAGAGCTGTTGTGAACCCAAGAAAGGAACGTCTTTCAATTGCAGCATTTCACAGTCCAAATATGAGGACAATGATTGGTCCAGTGCCCGATATTGTGAAGGAGAATACAGCAAATTACAAGACCATAAACCATGAAGATTACATAAGACTCATTATTGCCAGCAAACTTGATGGCAAAACCCTTTTAGGCCATATGAAATCTGAGCATTGCAAGATTGATGAATAGTTTAGTTCAAGATATGCCGAAACTCGAAACCCACTATGGCAGAGGAATTGAAGACAGAAGAAgttgtttttaaacttagaaatgattaaaatatttaatgttaagtaaaaaataatgtgaaccattatCATTGTTCAATATATCGGTTCGATTGtctagatttaaatgaaaagatgtCACGGTAACTTGAACCAATGCATGCCTCTTAGGGATATGAGTCTTAACCGCTTgccaaccaaacaaagggttgtgtCTTTTAgtgaattagaaatattttcaacatattctctaatatttgagaagttatGACTTCTTAAaagtattcatttattttaattgtgacttttcacaaatatccttttatatatataagttgtgacttttcacaagtgtcatttcattctctataaatatggaACCCCACTCACAAATTTATGAACtcaaaattctctacaaaaattagaaaaatacttcCTCTTTTTCGTCTTTCTTTTTTAAGGCTTTGACTATTTTATATTGGGTTTGAGGATCTCTTTTTATACCAACAAGGAAATTAATGGAAACTaacgttgttgtatcttgggagtaAACAGTCAAGAAGCCTAATGCATGTTTAAATTTGGAGGCGgcggaatctactctaaggaaagtATCTATCACAACATGTCTCAACACCaagttctctctttctaatttgttcttgtcattttacatattctttAGTTTGCaaaatgtttcaaaatattTCCCAACAGAAGTTAACCCCACTCTTtgtataaattaaacaaaaatcactCAAGAAGCATCCAAAAATATTCAttgcagaagaaaaaaaaaaactgcaattAATCATAGCTGAAACATGATCTTAAGAGTAATAATTGATTTGTGGGTGGCTTAATGGTTTAATTGGGACCTTGGGACCCAaattgttttagaaatttttatatatatatatatatatatatatttttcattaatataaatatatatataatcataaaaaatcatgaaatattctctaaatataaattcaaactctctaaTCCTTTAAATCCTACTGTCAGGGCCACTTGAGACAAGTCCAATGGCCTGCCAAAACTTGTATGCATCTAAATAGAATGCTTCAGTCACCACACAGCTAATTGGACTCCAAGGACCAAAACCATAAATTAAGATGACCCCAGAAAAAAATACTCCGCACATAAAGCCGCATTTCAAATTGGTAATAAATTAGTAATCCCCAAGAGTTCCcatcatctttatttttccttctttctttctcgtCTATTCATTTCATATGATTACTGCAATCGCATGAACCAGTAACCTGACAAACCCCACAGACCTGCATTAAACAAACGTTTCTCTCACACAAGCACAGTTCCTTTTTGAGGAGCTTGATATAGTTTGCATTTTACGACTTTTTTTTACCCATTTAAAAGCCAATTTGGCGAGGCATGCTCTTACAAGGTACAGGTTAAAAGTTGATTTCAGGGTTTTccaacccaaaaaatatatcacCAATTAGTAAAGATAGGTtcaaggcaaaaaaaaaaaaaggaaagaaaaagttacAAGTTATTGTTATCACTTCTATAGTTAATTTTATCTACCTTCTGGTGTAAGTAACCCCTCCGAGCTTTTCAGTTCAATCGGTGATCTGGTCTTAGTCTGAAGACAGTAgttcaaagttcaaagttcaaactccCTAACACAGAAGCATGCTGCAGCATTAAACTAATGCTACGTGCCTTTACaaacaagaaaagagaaaaacgatgataaaaacaaaaatgaaaattgaagtAGACATTGAAGGAGACATTAACCCAAATGGACACGTATCATAGGAAAAGTTTCACCGAAAAAATGTAGAAAACAATTGAAAATAGCCATAAAACAATTTGTAGATTGAATACTACAATCTATTtcctcttcccttttttttttcagtcatTAAATTCACTGCCTACGGGCAATTAAGTAAGGTGTAAAGCTTTCTATTCCTTAAATTCCTCCTCATCCTTGGTGAATGCAGTAGTTGATCCTTATCTCTGGTATGAGTTCAATTGACTTTTACAAGCTAAGCTAATAATGGATGCCTATGACTCTTCCAATATGATTTCACTGGAAAATGCTACTAACTGAACAATCATCATGAACACGCCAGATAGTTTCACCCAACAGATTTGCCACTGAAAGAACGGTCAATTGAGGAAAGTAGTTCTTCTTTGCAATTGGGATTGTGTTTGTGATAATCACCTCTTGAAACAGGCCACTTGACAGCCTTTCAATTGCAGGAGGGCTGTagagaaaaaaagtaagaatAGAAGAGTCATATGATTGAGATGGTTATACTCAAATTCactaactttttaaatttaaactgaaGGTCCAGTAATAAGATGTTTAATATCTCAATAATCTCTAATTAAAGTGCAGGCCACTGctaatatttttgtgattttgacAAAAATTGGAGGATAAACACTGGTTTGGCTGTTCAGTCTTTCTGAAAATTCACTGCAACTTCTGATCAGATCAAACTGAAAATAATCACATGCAATTTctaaaaacttagaaaaaagCCAGCAGTTAACCACTTCACTGGGCCCATTTAGAACTGCTAGCCTTATCATAAAGAAGTTAACAAGTTTGTGCTAAACATCtaggaaaaaaacaaaggaaaagattAACTGCTACAAATGAAGCCAATACCTAAACACAGGGTGAGTGCAGCATGCATATACCTCCCTGGCCCCCTCTTCATGTAATAGAGCTGCACCTTTAGCAATGGTTCCTATAGCAAACAACAAATTCATTAGTTATAAGATGATCTAATTTAAAGGAAACTCGTACAACTAATTATGtcctctttctatttttattttttacttttatattatttttaagccttaaaaaaagaaaatccccTCTATGCTGCTCCCTTTAAACGAATTAATTCCCCGGGTACAGCCAAATCTATGATGGTAAACATCAACTCCATGGAGACGCCTAATAATTGGAGGGGAAAAAAATCTGCAATAATCAACCCATTGTATGAacagaaaaaatacaaaataaatttgtcATGATTTCGATCAAAAGGACATAATTGCACACCAGCTTGTCTATAAACTGCAAAGGATATAAAGATACTGAGGGAATGGAAAGTTAGTCAGTCGTgcctttattaaaaataaaatggggaaTATACTCACGCCAACCCACAAGGAGAGAGGTAACCCAAacgataaatttaaatagaaaatcattagcaattgagatattttcaaaCATTAACTGAACATTAAAGGCTCCAATCTCCATGTGCAGGAAGGTTTAGGATTGGAGTTTGGCACTCAAAGGTACTGACTCACCAGCAGTGTCAATCATGTCATCCATCATCACTGCAACCTTTCCTTTTACATCTCCAATCAGATTCATCACCTGCAATGTAAATATTAGACATGGTTTTAGGATGTGGAAGACAAAACCAACTATAAAACAAGTCTTCATGGGCGTTTAGGCCATGTTTGGCTTACtagaattttccaaaaaaatttgaaaatcaaaccaaacatctttaaatctcaaaaaaacaatctatttctagttttcaactcttcatttaatcattacttaatcagtactcaaacacaaaaatcagtataacttttataaatttcaaaacataaataatctttaaaaattatattcaaacaactttttaactttatttattcACTCTCACAAACTCcaataaaatacttattttaaaaacgatttttattcaaatttttctctccttcCCCAAAACCTAATCTCAaacaaattctcaaatatttctaaCATTTTCGGTAACCAAACATGgccttaatttaaaataacattcaagtgaataaaaaatttgatcaaGGCAGATGTAACCTGAAAAAAGATAGTGTCAAAGAGTACTCATGCAAAATTACCTCAGCAACATTGTGTCCATGACGCCTTTTGTCTACAATGGCTAAAGGCGCATCAGATAACTTTTTTGCAAAAGCACGTGCCCTTGCTACCCCACCAACATCAGGGGAAACAACTACCAAATCTTGAGAGTTTATCCTCTTACTGGCAAGATAATCAAGAATCACGGGCTAGAGAGCACACAACAAACAATAGTATCAGAGACCAATAAACTAGTGAAAGTCAACAATCAAGGCTATGGACTAATTTACCTGAGCGTATACATGGTCCACTGGGATATCAAAGTAACCCATGGACTGCCCAGAATGAAGGTCACAAGCAAGAACACGGTTTGCACCTGCTTCTGTGATAAGGTTTGCGACTAGTTTGGCGGCAATCGATTCACGCCCTTGGGTCTGGAAAGAAAAATCACAGATGAAGAAGACAATGTTAAATTAGCCTATGAAGAACACAATATAGTGCAAATTCTTATGAACCATTGAATTGCTTAAGATGCAATGCTCAAACCAATCATGTCAATTCGTTGTGTTCAATCAAATCAGATTCAGTCATATCCCCCTTCATTGACAACTAGATCATCCaggctttcttttttttttaaatagatagaaaaataattaaaggtCATAAAAGTACACTGTAATTTAGAACTTGCCTTTCTGTCAGCTCTCGCATATCCAAAATATGGAATCACGGCAGTAATGGTTTTGGCCGATGCTCTACGACAAGCATCTATCATTATCAAAAGCTCCATGAGATTCTCATTTGCAGGAGGGCAGGTAGGCTGTACTAAGTAAACATCACATCCTCTGACACTCTCTCGCAACTGAACATATATTTCGCCATCAGCAAATCGCTTTATGTTGATATTCCCGAGTTCCAGGCCCATATACCAAGCAATTTCCTGGGGATAAAAAAACAGAGATTGGCAATATAAGTACAGCATTCCAAGAATTATACACGTATCTTGTGTTGAGAATAATTCtagaggatttaaaaaaaaaaaactcacattcTCAGACATGCATAAAGAACTACATTCATCACATTTTGGGAGAATAGTGGCCGTTCAAAGCAAAGATACAACCATTTGAACAGTCCCAAAAATTGGTTCTCAGAAAGATAGACATATGGTACCTGAACGGTGAAAGGTTCAATTCCATGTCATGAAATAACGAAAAATTCATACAATGATtccaaatttcataaattgaaGACAGTGAGCATGCCAGATCACTGGTGTGCATATAATGTTCAAAAGTAATATAATCAAAGAGAATTGTGGCACAACCattaaaaaagggaaagaaaaactCTAGAAGCATGGCAGAATAAACCAAGGAGAACTTGCAAACCTTGAATGATTTATCAATACACTTATTTGTGAACAATCAGTATTGACAATAATATAGAACATGAAGACAAAACCCTTGCCCATTACATTCTTTCACCACTTAAACAGAAAATAATTCAGTAACAATATCTTACTCGTCCAAAGAATAAAGTACTAACAGTACCTGAGAAAGTGTAGGATTTGCAGTGCCAGAAAATAGTTTCAGCCTGGTACTAGTCCTGTTGATTGTTTTCTCCATGCGTGCAGTTTCCAAAAACTTGGGTAGATTCCGCTCGTTAAGGATGGGAACAATTGGTTTCCCATTTACACTTTTGAACGGTGGCTCAGATAGATCACATTTctaacacaacaaaaaaaacacCCATATCAATTATATTTGAGGACCTAAATTACATGTACCTcaaaatttgagaagaaaagcTGCTGGAATAACCATGACAGAGTTTATCCATGCCCCATAATTTTAGTTTTCACTCATATATGTTGCAAAA from Juglans regia cultivar Chandler chromosome 2, Walnut 2.0, whole genome shotgun sequence carries:
- the LOC109006125 gene encoding S-norcoclaurine synthase 1-like yields the protein MEISEVVGRVDYGGSLPVENVQALASNNLEEIPPRYLWPEMEFEDQYCSIEENLHIPVIDLGKLIDPQFTSPENELEKLHLACRDWGFFQVINHGVPEELIEQMKIDTEDFFKLPLEEKKAYAQLPNNIEGYGQAFVVSEDQKLDWGDMLFILPQPIPQRNLRFWPSIPTSFRATLDKYSTELQRVTICLLRLMARNLGLEPVKLTSMFEEGVQGIRMNYYPPCMQSNKVMGLAPHSDATGLTLLIQVNDVQGLQIKKNDKWVPIEPIPGAFIVNIGDIIEIVSNGEYKSIEHRAVVNPRKERLSIAAFHSPNMRTMIGPVPDIVKENTANYKTINHEDYIRLIIASKLDGKTLLGHMKSEHCKIDE
- the LOC109006127 gene encoding ribose-phosphate pyrophosphokinase 1-like, which translates into the protein MAAASLTLPYTSSSSYAAGSGSASSSAAASSLFSSFPLSQRRFVSCDSRSRIQAPNSIKCDLSEPPFKSVNGKPIVPILNERNLPKFLETARMEKTINRTSTRLKLFSGTANPTLSQEIAWYMGLELGNINIKRFADGEIYVQLRESVRGCDVYLVQPTCPPANENLMELLIMIDACRRASAKTITAVIPYFGYARADRKTQGRESIAAKLVANLITEAGANRVLACDLHSGQSMGYFDIPVDHVYAQPVILDYLASKRINSQDLVVVSPDVGGVARARAFAKKLSDAPLAIVDKRRHGHNVAEVMNLIGDVKGKVAVMMDDMIDTAGTIAKGAALLHEEGAREVYACCTHPVFSPPAIERLSSGLFQEVIITNTIPIAKKNYFPQLTVLSVANLLGETIWRVHDDCSVSSIFQ